In Pseudocalidococcus azoricus BACA0444, the genomic stretch TCCTGGGATGAATTAGTCCAAATGCCATCTCACCTCAGTGCCGAACCCCCAGCCCAGTCTGAACGCGCCAACCTTCTTCGACAGGCCGCTGCACAAGGGGTGATTGAACATTATCGGGGGATTCGGATTAGTCGGACTGGTCAGCGATTTGAAATTATCAATGCCACGATTTGGACGGTTTTAGATAGTCATAATCAGAACATCGGCCAAGCCGCAACCTTTAATCAGTGGGAGTATCTAGAGGAGAAGTGAGAAGTCAAGGAATTGCTTTATTTTCTATTTTTATCTTCCCTTATCTCCTCTTTCCTATTCCCTCACTACTTACTCGCAGGTTGGGCCGAGGCATCATTGGGGGCAGCGGGAAAATCCACGCCCAGCACTTTTCCGTCCGGTTCCATAATCACAATCAGGTCATCGGTCAGTTTACTAAACTCAACTTTGATCACGACAATGGCTCCATCTACCCGTGATGAAACCCGTTGGCGGAAGTCTCCGGTGCGCTTGACAAAAATTTCTCCTTTTCTTTGGAGAATAGCTGGTGGGTTTTCCGCTTGGGTTTGGGGAGCCAGATATTGCCAGGCCTGGTCATACTTTTGGGCAAAAAGAGCA encodes the following:
- a CDS encoding MEKHLA domain-containing protein; translated protein: MNIAPWQTPAYQHHAQFLWQSFHDWTGRWLIPDLADSWPRLSPLDQATALFEYPQPILSHGGQPDPIFNYGNQASLKLWEISWDELVQMPSHLSAEPPAQSERANLLRQAAAQGVIEHYRGIRISRTGQRFEIINATIWTVLDSHNQNIGQAATFNQWEYLEEK